From Amycolatopsis sp. cg9, one genomic window encodes:
- a CDS encoding ESX secretion-associated protein EspG — protein MSNSVAVFDVIDEVIAPLSAEVPERPSVMEFYDPEFEIPPVLADTGPLPGRRPSPPLSLADEVEQYTRFVAGMAAIGLAPGGEVTAEAVGLYRALRGGFIRGVVTGVFPAREEPWEVRFFGDEDYTTVLHKLGNRARLRSGFLSELPGWVFDGLPDRPPGPGRHVRIETDERGLIPGGCEQAIELIRECAARPRLGTVLVDLAVRDAILAEYPHGAFGLVDNDLGRYQFSAAVDRTGRWTVTWGPASRSTAEQWIVEAVQSHA, from the coding sequence GTGAGCAACTCAGTCGCCGTCTTCGACGTCATCGACGAGGTCATCGCCCCGCTGTCGGCCGAGGTGCCGGAGCGGCCCTCGGTGATGGAGTTCTACGACCCCGAGTTCGAGATCCCGCCGGTGCTGGCGGACACCGGACCGCTGCCGGGTCGTCGTCCTTCACCGCCGTTGAGCCTGGCCGACGAAGTGGAGCAGTACACCCGGTTCGTCGCCGGGATGGCCGCGATCGGCCTGGCCCCGGGTGGCGAGGTCACGGCCGAGGCGGTCGGGCTGTACCGGGCGCTTCGCGGCGGTTTCATCCGTGGCGTGGTCACCGGGGTCTTCCCGGCCCGTGAGGAGCCGTGGGAGGTCCGGTTCTTCGGCGACGAGGACTACACCACGGTCCTGCACAAGCTGGGCAACCGCGCGCGGCTGCGGTCGGGCTTCCTCAGCGAGCTGCCGGGCTGGGTGTTCGACGGGCTGCCGGACCGGCCGCCGGGGCCGGGCCGGCACGTGCGGATCGAGACGGACGAGCGCGGCCTGATCCCGGGCGGCTGCGAGCAGGCGATCGAGCTGATCCGCGAGTGCGCGGCCCGGCCGCGGCTGGGCACGGTGCTGGTGGACCTGGCGGTCCGCGACGCGATCTTGGCGGAGTACCCGCACGGAGCGTTCGGCCTGGTCGACAACGACCTCGGCCGCTACCAGTTCAGTGCGGCGGTGGACCGCACCGGCCGCTGGACGGTCACGTGGGGTCCGGCCTCGCGGAGCACGGCCGAGCAGTGGATCGTCGAGGCGGTGCAGAGCCATGCGTGA